ACAGCTGGTCTTCTATCCTTCACTTGGAATAGATTAGGGCTGTGTGATATCAAGATAAGCAATTATCGTTATTGTGGCAGTTTTCAATTGTCgtgataatagtaaacttctgcATACTACAGGAAATCAATCGACAATGTATAGACAGATCACtctttttttgtaacaatttcCAGGTGATTTTCTTGATGCAGGTTTTCCATTGTGATTAGTCTTGGCTTAGAGTAAATTTTAAAACATTTGTAGAGGTATTTAAATACCAGAAATTatattatcgcacagccctaatTTGGAATGGATACACTAGTACACTACTGGATCCATATTTATAATCCATCAAAGTTGCCTACATACAAATCAGCATCTTCAAGAGTCCATTATGGACTCTGGATATCCTATAGTTGATAATTCCTTACCAAGTGAGTCATTGCTACAGCATTTTTGGTGACGGGCTCGCCGGTCTTAGTACTGCCATTTTTCACTTCATTATGTATGTGCATCAGTGACCGGAAGTCATTACTCTGTACGATGTCCTTCACAAAGCTGAGGTCCTCTTCTCTGTCCTTCATCATCGGAGTAACCTTCTCAAGTGTCAGCATAAGTTGCTGTATCCCTGAATGGATGAAACAGAGAGTGAGTTGAGTCTGCACTGACACACTATCTATAAATTTTCTAGACAATTTATTTATCTGTTTGCTTTCAGACCCAGATATagttagggggcatctccaaactgattttggtacgcttaacgtcataatgacgctaacttcagacccctCCTCCCCCCTctccttaacgtcacactatgaaaacaatgccttggtaatagaagcacaaaacgttatattctttacctgaaaacatagtctacaagcAGTATAGCTGCTTAATCACGTCAATTCctctattcctagctgtttacactataactgctttaataaaaatttataacGTCATGGCCTGAACCCCCCTCTcccttaacgtcattatgacgttaagcgtaccaaaatcagtttggagatgcccccttatgTGATGAGTAATATTTTGCACTGCATGCCGGCCCCGCCTacttttttattatttactATTACATACGAGGCGCTTGCATTACTTGTCAAGACAAAGCTATAGTAATCTGTCTTACCAGCATTTGTGTTGTAGGACGATGATCCAGCTAACGACATAGCTAATAGCGGTTAGCACCAATGAAGGGGCGTGTCAACCAATGATTTAAATGTCTTTCAGCTTTAGCTCATAAATTGCACTAAATTGCTACGAGAATGCAATAAATAGAGACATCCTTATCCTGTCCCCTGTTATGAGTACACTTTTAAACACAATCGTGATACGACAATCAGCTTGTAAACTGTGACGATTATCTAATAATCCGAACGAAACTTTTACAGGCGTCATCTCGCTGGGAGTCCCGTCGTTCAACTAGGTTGGTGTGTGAGCGATCCAGCAGAGCTGGTCTGCAAGGATTAGTGGAATAATTGTAGGATTGTGTCCAGGTAATTGTATACAAGCGATCCTGTAATTGCGCACGCGTCCTTTTGAAAGTTTCAAGAGTGCCGACCTTTTTGGCAAGGTGGACAATGCCGCAGCCCTAATTTTGGTCACCGCGTTTGTTTGGTCTGCGGGCGTGGATTGCATTGTTTCTCTTGTACACTGCCTTTTAGGGGACCAAGTGAATGTACCTTTTGTAAATTCCATTACCCTGGCACACACGGATGTAGGCGTAGTTTTAAGGGTCTGAGGTGCCTAAGGGAGCGAGAACTAGGTTACTGGGGCATGCATTACTATCTCCTTGAGTGCTGTTGTATTGTTTGTTATGTATTGTGGCTAATGTTGTCACACCAACGCTTCAGCAAGAACTGCACATTACCATACTTGTAAACATTATTGAACATGGGAGCTGTGTGTGTGATTCATATTTGGGTGCCATGCGTGTGCTCACATGTGATTCGTATGATTGTGTACACATGGCAAATACATGGATGGTTGTAGTGTGTTGAAAATTGTCATTCTTTTCTCCTTTGCTATGGTAACACTTCCAGTATGGAAAATTCATTGCCATTCCATTTCAGTGATGACATTGTGCACCTAAAAGAAAGAATGTTGTATAGAACTGAATGGTGTAAATGTGGTGATATTTACTTCTGTGCATTTTGTTCTTTACATCTGGAAGCTGAAAGCAGGATGAGTAGCTctggtgtgtagtgtgcatttGTGAGTTTTGTCCTTGATCATTTACACTTGGTTTGATAAAGTACCCATTTCTATTTAACACTAAATGATGCTTGTAATTGCCTTCAAGTTGTGATTGAATTTTGTGCATGGTTGAAACTGGATaatgtctgtgtgtagtgttagGCCAGCTGTGTTCTGTAATAAGGGGCTGACCATTGTAATGGGATAAAAGACTCCATCCTTGTAGTGGTTGGACACTTCAATTGTCAACTACATGTCAATACACCTGTATACTAACCATTGTTTATTTCACGAAGTTTTCCAAGTGTCTATATATATCCTATTCACAATAACATTGTTGGAACTGGtaaattattaaaattgttCGTTAATGAACTTGATAGTTGGTATTGTAAACTGTTCCATTCAGTGAAGGGTGTCTTAATGTGTCATTTTAACTGTACTTGACAACCATGGACTAAATGGAATTCATTGAGTATGTACTAATATCATAACAAAAACTTTTGTGAAGCCTTTTATCCTGTGTGCTAGTGTCACTTGCAAATTCTTTTGTCAATAATTATGaaccaagtgtgtgtgtgtgtgtgcgtgccaGTTATATAATGGGGACCTAGTGACCTGGTGCCAACTGCATGGAGTGGAGTCTTGACTCGATAATagtgtttgtgttgttgtaAAACTTTTGGGCATATTTATCCATGAGAAGTATGGCACgatcctcctgtgggttactggCCTCAtgctccaggaggatttgcATTTACCAACTATACTACCTCAGATATTCCACTTCACTGGGTAGCAATATCAGTGTTGCATAGCTGCTGGagggctttgctttgtgtgtacatgtgtactcCTAGACTATACTATAAACTGCATGGTCATACATGTAATTATGACTATTCCTTGTCCTGTCAATATTGTGCCAACATGCAAATATTTCTACCATCACATCAGATGCAGagagaaacacacacacacacacacaacacacacacacacacacacacacacacaaatacactgtGCACCACACAGATGATACAGATGTTCAATGATGTGTTTCATGTTGTTCAGGTAACAGTTGCCATGGGTGACCTGGATGATAATGCACAGGAGGACCTTCATGAGGGTCCAGTTAAAGGTCAATTTGTGTAGTATAAtaaaatgtatgtgtgtgtagaccaTGTGCAGTCGGTCTTCTGTGTTATGATGTAACAGATCACAGTACGGTAGAGGTCAAGGCTTTCTCACTTTTTCTTCATAACAGCTCAAAATTTTTGTTAACTGCCTGACTGATACCTATAGCTCAACTATGGATAAAGCTATGGACTTcatttctttactgtttgatgtcgctttggcccgagactTGTGTTTTCAccagctacagtgcatgtatcatagacctacctttgtcctcctttgttaCCCATTTCATTTTCCACTACTGCGTAGATGTTGATTGGCGGTAACTTGCAGCATGGCTTCAGTGCTTTGTTTTCTGTATAGTGTGGTTAGATTGATTGCAAAGATTTttattcatttgtaatgctgtataatgggtggaAAAACAAGCAGAATGATGACTTTGCATTTCAGTCATTGATAATTTCAGGGTGTTTAGTTGCATGATTTTAATGTGTCTAGCGCCATTTTTTCCTTTGTTACTGCCAAAAAGTAATAAAAAAACAAGTGTAATAACTATACTATTGAGGCTGAAGTAGAAATTATATGTCAGCTAGTATAGCTGATAGTGTAGATGACCTAacttagggctgagcaatagtaaaatttttgctaATTTTATGATTGTAGGATGCAACATGCGTATCATGATTATGATACCTATCATGATTTTATAACTTTACATGCATTGGTAGTTGCACAACTTTgtataaattatttatttatgaattatttatgtatataaAACAAGGTGACAACTGTTTGACACACGGTTTGATGCAAACAGTACAATGAATAATAGTATCATTAGGAATTCAATAGTTTTTAGCAGCTAAGCTTTTTTAGCTGATaagatttattcacacaatgaaCTGTATTGGAACTTGGAAGTATAGGCTTGTTACCAGATCGAGGTCTTCCGCAATGATACAGCGGTTTTTCATAAGCTTGTTAATACACATGTGCTGACTTTAACACTGCCTCCACCAATTTAGAAGTCAACGCATGCGTATTAAAAGCGGCAAGGTTATAAAAAACCTGCTGTATATGTGCCACCAATTTTGCCAAAACACATTTGCAATTGGGGGGGAGCAGGAAAAGCCCATGTGAACTGATATACATTATGCAATGCACTTAATAGCAatacttgaaagtatttcaCATGATACAATTGTTACTGTGCAAAATATCAGTGAAGAGATTTGATAAGATTTGATAGATATTTGAATTCTACTGTGCTTGTACTTTAATGGTGTGATTTTGGTGAAGAAAAACAAAACTGTTATGAAGAAATCAGCGTTCCAAAATGACGATACGTAGCAGTCGCCAATTTGCCACTAACAGTCCCTGTATTTATCAAGCAACCACAAATGATTATCCATCGTTTCTTTAAAATATATTTTAGTAGCGCTAGGACCTTATGTAATTCCATTGCCAGTTCATGTGGGCCTGTACGTTCTACCTCCCTGATTTGCAATATGGTATGCAtttgcatgtgatgtcacaCATCACAAGTATTTATAATAAACATTAATATCACCATGTTCAGAAACAATCATGATTAATCCCGGAATTGATTTTTCCTAGCTCTCCCCTCTTTTTCCTAAAATTTCCAAGTTTTCTTTACACTTGTTAAATAATCCGTTCACAACCTGGCAAGTTCAAGAGAGCTCAATTCATGCATAGAAATCTTGTAGTGGTAAATGTTAGGAATCACGAAAGAGAGGTAGACTTAGTCATGCATTAGTGCCTTAGTAgtgtaaaatcaagcccaaatacacccttcagagtgacccaaaATGCATCCAGTGAGTTTTGTACATTGTTTTGTAGTAAAACAGTTATCAAATAACATGCCTCAGACCAGTGCAATGTCATAATGTTGATGGTGCTGTTTATAGTAAGAATGCATCTGATGCTATCTGCTAAGCCTAGCTGTGAAAATATCAATGTGTGGTCTGCAAAATCAGTGTTTTTGATTAAGGTGTCCTagcaaaaaaagaagaaaaaatgacgCAGTGAGCAGGGTTTGAACCTGCGCGGGGAGACCCCATTGGATTTCGAGTCCAACGCCTTAACCTCTCGGCCATCACTGCTGTGTTGGATAGATTATGTATATGACTGCTATTAAGTAATACCAAGATACTGTATAACTGAATAAAACACAGTAAATGCCACTGTACACATTTTCATCATCCTGACCTCATTTTAATACTATCATTACTACTAATTTAAAAGCACGTTTAacttgtttattaaatattttgtatCAGACATAGCAGGTAGTATACCAGAGGAGGTTTGTCATGTAAAAGTTCAACCCTGTCACCATGGTATTGATATTCTAATGCGCGAAGTAACCCCAATTTCCAGTGCCCTTCTTTTGCCACACACATTTGCGTCTTGCGGTGCTTGTGTGCTCCTGCCACACGACACTTTGTGTGGATTTCCTAGCTAAGGTATGTTATGCATACTTGCTTGAATATCATAAACAGGATAAACAATAACAATACCACCatgtttggttgtgcaataacatGTAGCAATGCAACATAGGGCTGTGATGTGTAACCAACCTCCTGATACTATTGTTGTGTTTTGCCTATACATAACTTTAGCGACTGATAAATATTTATCCACATTTTTATTTGGAATTTCATGTAAGCCTCTAATATAAAATTGGGGTCACAAAGTATTTAGATAATGCTTTGTGTAAGCATGCATTAAGAGTAGTGTAGTTTAATTGCTTTGTATATAAACACTCAGTTGTCTAGGTGAGGTCTGATAGCATAATTGCCTATCACTaagtaaatgtgactgttccTTAAACAACAATGATGCCACACTTCAATACATCATCCACACATTTTACTGTGGCTGAGTGTGGCACTAAGTTAGTCATTTCCAGAACACAAAGAATGTCTAATATTAGTGTACTCACAGTGCGAATCTTACATGCCAACATGCTTAACCTTTAAACCTGCAGCTGTTTTATataatgcaagcactgaaaatgcataatccagtAAGCTGGATCACATACATAccttgtaaaactaaactctataacacaaaaactgttaaagctatctaaaaacgacacacaccatcttactcactgttaaattttggtttgaaTGGTCCCATACATTGCTGCGTCCATCCAACCCAGAGATACTcgcttcactttgaaagagtaAAAGAACTATCCCtccttcttcacataacgaTGTACAAAAGGCCATAACTCGGTCGTTCTTCGTTGTATTGGCTTTTGCTTGGTGTCATGTTACTCCTCATGTGATGGCGATTCACTTGATATATAGAAATCACGTGATAACGTCACTGTTGGACGAGCACAATGACGATACGAATGTGGAAGGATGCAAAATGATTCAGTGCGTCGTATTGTGTGAGTTTCTtgtttgtatgttgaaagtATATATACAGGCAGATAGCTTACcctttgccaattaataaaatctgttttgcGAAGCAATCAGATGAACGTTTCATGAGATATGCTTGCTTGTAACTGCCTATGTAAATTGGCATATAGTATTGTGTGTTTTAAGTTTGTTACTTATCAAATgtagttttctggattatgcgggtttaagggttaacttgAATCAACACGTTTGCACAAGAAGTGAAACAAAGCAAGGCACTTGGTGTATGTATGTCTCCTGTTTAATAtgcaaaaggcatgtcttggggcAAAACGATGTCATTGTGAAATAAATATAAAAATCAAGCCTTGAGTTATGCAGCTTCAGAAAACTCAAAACCAAATGAAGGTTCTGTTCTATAACTTTCTACCAACAGAAACATATTCTGAGGCCCTGTTCAATGATGAacatgcgcgtgtgtgtgtttgcgtgcgtgtgtgtgggtgtgggtgcgTGTGTTGGGTATACagtataatttttatttattgacTAAAATGACTTTGTTTGACAGGAGTGTTTGAGGAGCTGAGTTCTGCACTAGACGTTTTGCAGACAAAGTCTTTTGCAGAGTCAAGTGACATCGCATTTCTGAAACAATTTGTCAGTAGTCCAGTAACAACGAGACTATGTGAAGTAAGTGTGGGGAATTTCCGTACTATTTGTTGTCTATAATGGAACATTGTACTTATGAATGTTTTTGGCAccaactatatatgtgaccggatttgcgaaaaggtacctttttcacacacaaaatttgacccattttttgaactttaaggctttataactttttgatcatggcatgtAATTGCTTGAACTATTccatgaatgtagctacagtatctggcaacattttgatactaagagcaagttactcagtataaggagtcaagtgttacagcattttgtttgctggtatgtcaaatgtgtggaaaaggtaccttttcgcaaatccggtcacatattactaTCTGATAATGTGGCAGTAGTAGTGGTCCTTTGTATTGTTAGATTACGTGTTTAAGTAAAGATTTTTACATCAATTATGTACACTGATCAGCGTATTGTGTACTGTACTCGcactgtaacaactttaaacaggctgtaggaccaggtgtcctacagaccttcagcacttgtgctgtaaagccttaataaaatgtGTTCGTACGCACATTTGGACTATTTGATACAATTCTTTGTATGATTGTGAGACATAAAGCAAGTGTGACTGTTGATTTGTAGACCATAATATCATTGTATAGATTACAACTGTACTGTGAATTATTTTAGTTCACTGCACAGAGATGGATCACTGCTCAGAGATGGATTTTAACTTTATTATAAGTAATTTTTCTCATGACATAAAAATGTTACAAGATTAATGTAGCACAAAATACCATTGTCATTTGTAAATGTGTACGTCATCACTTACACAGGTACACGACATGGTCTACCATTCTCAAGAGATGGACCAACCTGAGCCAGAGATCAATCCGATAATAGATGATGTAGGTGACACTCTGTGATCATCTCTTGTGGTTGTTTTTCTCTTCAGCAGTGTTTGTTATACACACATTTCCCACATGTCTTTAGCAGACACAACATCTGAGTGGTTTTATACATTTACACAATGGGCCATCATAATTATGGcaccacgcacacacactctaTGGGTAAACTAAATAGATTTTCCTTGAGTATACAAATGCAAAGCATTGTTTAGAGCTAGGAGAAAATGCTGAGAAAAGATCTTACTGCAACACAATACAGTTGTACGTAACTGCCTCAGCAACTAGACACATGCCCTGTTGACATGTTGAACACTgctataatgcaatacaaaacATTATAGCAGGGAAGTTGTACTAATTGTTAATCCTGTTACACACTTTTTTACTAGCTTATCATGTTTTATTCTTTTTACAGGTAAACACATATATAGGAGATGAGCATTTGAATAGTAATGAGAGACTACTACATGCCTTACTGGCTGACGCTCTAGTCAAGGTAACCAGTCCATCCTCTATGTGATGGTGTGTGTACCCTCTGTTGTCTGGCTGTAGGAGCTGTTTAACTGTCATGATGTAGTGAAGAAGAGACAGTATGATAAACCTGTACCTCAACTGGAGTCCACTCCTTTCATCCATATCAACAGAGATTCCTACAAGACTGTTGGTCTGCACAAGAGCAGTAACGAGTCATTGGtacgtgtatgtatgtagcgTAACATTTGCTGTGGTTTCTATAACAATGCCCTTGTCCCTGATGGTGTGGTGATGACCAGGCAGGGCCAGGGTCCCTTGTAAGCCAACATCAGTGTATTGTAATGCTTACTGTGTACTGTAATTTTATTATTCCACACATTTCCTCCACCCTAGGGAATGTTGCTAGTCAAGATAGAAGGCAAGGTGTACATCAGTAGGATATTACATGGTGGATTAATCCACAGACAAGGCAAGTTGGTATAGTGTGTTTGTGGTATTAGGAGCTACATTATGTGCTATGTGTGGATATTCCATGTGGCATTGTCTTTTCCAACACTGCTGCTTACTGCTGCAAGCAAATTCTTCACTTTGTCTTATCCATGTTATGATCCAGAAAGCTGAAAAGTGCATTTCAAAATGCTTAACAAAGTTCTGTTTCTGGTCAGAAGACTGGTTTCAGTGGCACCAGATGGGCCAAATATTGTTGGTTTGTCACCTTGAGTTACCCACAACAAGTAGATGCTAGGATAAGGTTGAACAAATATTAAAGACTACGTAGTATTGATTTTTGGTACATTAGTCGTGACTTTGTGGACTTTTGGCCACAGCTATACTAGTTTATACAAGTGACTAGTCTTCTGTTCTATGCTTACCCATTTAGAACAGCTGAAACCTTCACCTCTCCCTTCACATAATATGGCTGACTATAGCAACAGTTGTCAAGTGTTTTGTAGTATGTGTTGTATGCAAGCTCTCTAGTGGAAATACACATTTTGACCCCTGAAAACAAAAAAATGTAATCACACTTCAGCGTGGTCCCTAGAATTGCTGTTTGTACCATAATTTACTGGCTGCAGTGTATATTGTGTTGTGAAAATTTCTTTAGGTCTCTTAAAAGTTGGTGATAATATTGTTGAAGTAAATAACGAAGACGTTGGTCACCTGACCCTGGATGATCTACAAGATGTTCTGGTAAGCTGATTTTCCTTGTTTGGCAAATGAAAGCAAAACGTGTTATTCCCACAGAAAGGATCATCTGGTAATATTCTAATTAAAGTACGTCCATCAACACAGGAGCCTGTTCCACAAACAGAGGTGGGGTCGTGTCCTTAGTGACATTGTGTTAACACATGTTTGTATATTCAGGTATATGTTAAGGCTAACTTCAACTACAGTCCGAAGGATGACAAGTTCATTCCAACTGTTGATATTGGATTGGAGTTCCAGAAGGGAGACATTTTACGTATCCTAAACCAAGATGAGACCCATTGGTGGCAGGTATATGTTGCTGTAATTTAATGcaatattttaaatttttttttgctgggAAAATAATGATGAAGATTTAGGCATGTTTTAGTTGCCTGGAGTTCAGAAATTTCAGAGACTGTTAACTGTATAGTGGAGTACATGTACTTATGTATTGCCAGATCCTCAAGCAGTCTCTAGAATAATTTTTCATCTGAATCTTGGTTGTATATAGTACTAGTAGCCGTTTACTTGAATTGAACTGTAGTTACTTCAATGATCCTAGTGTGTGAAAACATGAAAATTAGCTTGTTAACTTGTTGTAGTTGACTTGTAACATActgtatcatgtgatcatgtTAATCATGCCCTACAGGCAGTCAAACATGGTAGCCATCAGGTAGCAGGACTGATCCCTAGTAACATATTGGAGGAGAGGTATGACCTGGGTGCATAGTGATGTGTATACTAGTAGGTTGTATTTGTTTTGCTAATTTTTGGATATATGCTGAGGGACAAAATTTGGCGCTTTAAATTTTTGGATAAAAGTTTTTATTTTTTAAGGATAGAAGATTCAGTGCATTTTGCTTGCTGTATTTTAGCATAAGTATAACAATGGAATTTAAACCTTATTTATGCAGTACAGTGCTAATTATATTCCACCTTATATTTCAGGAGAAGAGCGTTTGTTACTAATGAAGGAGCAGTAATTGGTAAGGGTGGCTGGTGTGCACTAATAGGAGTATTATGGTTGACTGAACAGGTTGTATAGGCCAGAGAAGATCCAAACGTCACATGATCTATTCATCACATCACAGTGGAGGTGAGGGTATTATACAATACTataatattgtactgtatggtgAAGAGTTGATTATCCAGACATTtgaatgactgttcaattagagcattttgttatATGTCTAActgaattttagaaaaccattgaTGTATTCACAACAGTATTACAACACATTGGGTAAAAATGCTAAGTTAAAAACTGTGATTTTTTATTGCCTTAATAACTAGTCACTGAATTGAATGCCTCGATCTGTGTATAAATGTTACCTGTAGTCCAAGTTCATGCGataatgactgttcaattagagtattttgataagAGGCATACGCTGTATATTATCAAAAAATAGGTTTATGCTCTagtctattagagttattgaacAGAGCTTTGTATACTTCATTTATTTTGTCAGATTATCTTTCTTCTGAGCACTCTTAATGTCTGTTGTATTCACATGTATACTTGATTTCTGGAACATTTTTGTGATTGATAATTCTTTGTGTCCCTTCAGAGTTTGAGGGATATGACATGGTGTTGTATGAGAATGTAACACAAGTGCAAGACTTCCGGCGGAAGACACTTGTGTTGATAGGGCCGCAGTTCATTGGTCGTAAGAGCCTTAAGAGTCGACTTATCGCTGATAATGTTGCTGGCTTCGGCCAAGTGATGCCATGTAAGTGGAGAGTTGTTCTGTTTGCAAATTTCATAAGATGATTACATAAATTGTTGTACTTTAGTATCCTAAAATAAAGCATATACAGTtgtagagctgagcgataatGGCGATCAATCGATTATTGTGATAGCTATTAACAATCGTGATCTTGATAGTATACTATCGTGCTATCGCGATTGCTTATTCATATCTGTGCTTATAGTCAAAAATATGGATAACAAAAGCAAACATGATAGCATTGAAGTTCAGAAAACTGTAAAAGACTAGTATCTTGAATGTGGACAACAAAGATATGTAACAACTGTAATACTGACACAACAATTTCTAGtggagtgttagaaaagcagatATGTGGTGTGTACGTAATTGAAGTATTCATATGTTGTTTACATGAAGTTGAGTGTCTTTAATAACTGctagtaactatcgtgatactatcgttatcgtgatataaaaCTAACTATCAAATCGTGATTATGATTGTACCATTGCTCAGCTCTATATGGTTGTACTGTAGATATAAGTATAACTGCTCTATGGAGCTGTTGGAAAGCAGTGTGAACCATAATTTCTTGACTGAGTTGTATCAAAAACTCTTAAATACCCAAAGCCAACACTGGAGTGATTTCAATACGGTGGTAGAAATGTTGTTAAGAAGTTCATCTCTTGTCCTGCCTAGTACACTGCATCAATAAGGTAGCAATTCAGTAACATTTCTTTGATAACATGTTCAAaattatgtactgtacacagACATTTCAAATCCCACAATATTACTACATACATTGAAGTAAATCCTTTCTTTACAGGCACTAGTCGAGAGAGACGAGCAGAGGAGATAAACGGTAGTGCCCTCTACCATTTTGTCTCGGAAGGAGCAATGAAGGCTGATATTAACGCTCATCGTTACATTGAGTTTGGCAAGCACAAACAACACTTGTATGGTATCAAGATGGACTCTGTTATTGAAGTGATTGAGTCTGGTCGAATGTGTGTAGTAGATGTGAACCcccaggtgtgtgtgtgcatgtgtgtagtgtgtgcggtGTAGTGTGTGAGCTATGTACTTGCTGTTTCTGTTCCAGGCAATCAAGATGCTTCGTAATCGTCAGTTTGCTCCCTTGATCGTCTTCATCAAGGCAGGATCACCAGATAGTGTACGCAAGCTCCATCAGAACGTTGTCATGCAGAGTACCACAAGAAACAAACTAACAGTAAGTGAAGTGAGATCTGCTGTACTTATGGCACTCGCAGAGTTTAAAATACTGAATAACAGCATAGCAGCCTTCAACCAACTTCCTTCAGCAGCCAGACAACTAGTGAAATGGTTGAAAGTATTGTGCCAGCTTCTGTATGCCGTTTTGTACTCTGCATTACACATGTGAAAAGACTTCTAAGTTTTATTTTAATTGTTTTTTTTCCGTTTCAGGATGAAGACTATGTCAAATGCTCTCAAGAGTCAGCAGAGATTGAGCGAATTTACTCACCATATTTTGATGCTTCA
This portion of the Dysidea avara chromosome 12, odDysAvar1.4, whole genome shotgun sequence genome encodes:
- the LOC136241718 gene encoding protein PALS2-like; the encoded protein is MGDLDDNAQEDLHEGPVKGVFEELSSALDVLQTKSFAESSDIAFLKQFVSSPVTTRLCEVHDMVYHSQEMDQPEPEINPIIDDVNTYIGDEHLNSNERLLHALLADALVKELFNCHDVVKKRQYDKPVPQLESTPFIHINRDSYKTVGLHKSSNESLGMLLVKIEGKVYISRILHGGLIHRQGLLKVGDNIVEVNNEDVGHLTLDDLQDVLKGSSGNILIKVRPSTQEPVPQTEVYVKANFNYSPKDDKFIPTVDIGLEFQKGDILRILNQDETHWWQAVKHGSHQVAGLIPSNILEERRRAFVTNEGAVIGCIGQRRSKRHMIYSSHHSGEFEGYDMVLYENVTQVQDFRRKTLVLIGPQFIGRKSLKSRLIADNVAGFGQVMPCTSRERRAEEINGSALYHFVSEGAMKADINAHRYIEFGKHKQHLYGIKMDSVIEVIESGRMCVVDVNPQAIKMLRNRQFAPLIVFIKAGSPDSVRKLHQNVVMQSTTRNKLTDEDYVKCSQESAEIERIYSPYFDASILNEDIDLAYEELLQVIRQHTTGQQWVPTDWIY